Proteins from a genomic interval of Zingiber officinale cultivar Zhangliang chromosome 1B, Zo_v1.1, whole genome shotgun sequence:
- the LOC122054694 gene encoding transcription factor bHLH48-like isoform X1: MEPPRSSGVGIDNSGEYSPEIAETLRFEEEIQSLIHPSSFDGSAAPTGGGSFTALLGLPANQAVELLHDSGAREPLASRIRVGEHPVHRPFHLPLDCSSAFPSNATLVDRAARFSVFAAEGSPASSSGRLKAEPQDSDSPPLDPIPTGPAKRKDTGRSKAKVTAKKSKNAEENTDGDKLPYVHVRARRGQATDNHSLAERARREKINARMKLLQELVPGCSKITGTALVLDEIINHVQTLQRQVEFLSMRLAAVNPRIDFSSLDSYLSAECGPVTVRNGPGGVVVDPSLWPTDATAEATRRLLVPQFWHIDLVPPQLQPQQSLTTWERDGAAHSQLLPNPTTSLFLYDPANSGDTNVPHRTAKLKTAEDRALNL; this comes from the exons ATGGAACCACCGCGAAGTTCCGGCGTCGGAATCGACAATTCCGGTGAGTACTCTCCGGAGATCGCCGAGACTCTCCGATTCGAGGAGGAGATTCAGAGCCTGATCCACCCCAGCAGCTTCGACGGCTCTGCGGCTCCCACCGGCGGAGGCTCCTTCACCGCGCTCCTCGGACTGCCGGCCAACCAGGCCGTGGAGCTCCTCCACGACTCGGGCGCACGCGAGCCCCTTGCCTCGCGGATCCGTGTAGGCGAGCATCCTGTGCATAGGCCCTTCCACCTGCCCTTGGATTGCTCCTCCGCCTTCCCCTCCAACGCAACCCTCGTGGATCGCGCTGCCCGATTCTCCGTCTTCGCCGCCGAGGGATCCCCGGCGTCGAGTTCCGGAAGGCTCAAAGCTGAGCCGCAGGATTCCGATTCCCCGCCGCTAGATCCGATCCCTACCGGACCGGCGAAAAGGAAGGACACCGGCAGGAGTAAG GCAAAGGTCACAGCTAAGAAGAGTAAGAACGCGGAGGAGAATACCGACGGCGATAAGCTCCCGTATGTTCACGTCCGCGCTCGCCGAGGACAAGCCACGGATAACCACAGCTTGGCGGAAAGG GCGCGAAGGGAAAAAATTAATGCGCGGATGAAGCTATTGCAAGAACTGGTCCCTGGATGCAGTAAG ATAACAGGTACGGCTTTAGTGCTAGATGAAATCATCAATCACGTTCAGACGCTCCAAAGGCAAGTAGAG TTCCTATCAATGAGACTGGCAGCGGTCAACCCGAGGATCGACTTTAGTAGCCTTGACAGCTATTTATCGGCGGAG TGTGGACCTGTAACAGTGCGAAACGGCCCAGGGGGAGTGGTCGTGGATCCCTCATTGTGGCCGACCGATGCTACTGCAGAAGCAACCAGACGGCTGCTGGTGCCGCAATTCTGGCACATCGATCTTGTGCCACCTCAGCTTCAGCCTCAGCAATCTCTAACGACTTGGGAGAGGGATGGCGCAGCCCATTCCCAGCTCCTACCCAACCCTACTACTTCCCTCTTTCTTTATGATCCTGCCAATTCAGGTGATACCAACGTACCTCACCG TACCGCCAAACTCAAAACAGCTGAAGACAGAGCTCTAAACTTATAG
- the LOC122037571 gene encoding phenylalanine--tRNA ligase beta subunit, cytoplasmic-like — protein sequence MEEHYNKNDFPQRIINDTRLKHAVNNSFDGVPNYVQCGYSVWFQEEQEVGDEDEEVIFKIGVAANRGIAFDEARYNNFIDLQDKLHQNICRTLVAIGTHDLDTIQGPFSYEALPPQEINFVPLKQEKIFRVDELLEYYKSNMKLKKFLHIIENSPAYPVIYDRNR from the exons ATGGaagagcactacaacaaaaatgactttcctCAGCGCATCATCAATGACACGCGATTAAAGCAcgccgttaataatagttttGACGGCGTGCCCAATTATGTGCAATGCGGAta TTCAGTCTGGtttcaagaagaacaagaagttggTGATGAGGACGAGGAGGTCATATTTAAGATTGGCGTTGCCGCCAATAG GGGAATAGCCTTTGATGAAGCAAGATACAACAACTTCATTGACCTGCAAGATAAATTGCACCAAAATATATGTAG AACCTTAGTTGCTATTGGGACACATGATTTGGATACAATACAGGGTCCTTTTTCCTATGAG GCTTTACCACCTCAAGAGATTAATTTTGTGCCTTTAAAGCAG GAGAAAATTTTCAGGGTTGATGAGCTGTTGGAATATTACAAA TCAAATATGAAGCTTAAGAAGTTCTTGCACATAATTGAGAACTCTCCTGCGTACCCAGTGATCTATGACAGAAATAGGTAA
- the LOC122054709 gene encoding zinc finger A20 and AN1 domain-containing stress-associated protein 8-like: protein MDHDETGCQAPECPILCINNCGFFGTAATMNMCSKCHREMILKQEREKLAQSSIDSFVNGSGSGKEPIVVGNTDAFVNSAEVKSLKLQPSDGLGSSEGGETKIKEGPKKCTACKKRVGLTGFNCRCGNLFCAVHRYSDKHDCSFNYREEAQNAIAKANPVVKAEKLDKI, encoded by the coding sequence ATGGACCATGATGAAACTGGATGCCAAGCCCCTGAATGCCCAATTCTTTGCATCAACAATTGTGGTTTTTTTGGAACTGCCGCGACCATGAACATGTGCTCCAAATGCCACAGGGAGATGATTCTTAAGCAGGAACGGGAAAAGCTGGCACAATCCTCAATTGATAGCTTTGTCAATGGCAGTGGTAGCGGGAAGGAACCCATTGTTGTGGGCAATACTGATGCATTTGTGAACTCTGCTGAAGTAAAATCGCTTAAGCTCCAACCATCTGATGGTTTGGGATCGAGTGAAGGTGGAGAAACAAAAATCAAGGAGGGTCCGAAGAAGTGCACAGCCTGCAAGAAACGTGTGGGCCTGACTGGATTTAATTGCCGGTGTGGAAACCTTTTCTGTGCTGTACATCGCTACTCGGACAAGCATGACTGCTCATTCAACTACCGAGAAGAGGCTCAGAATGCAATTGCTAAAGCAAATCCTGTCGTCAAGGCAGAAAAGCTTGATAAGATCTAA
- the LOC122054694 gene encoding transcription factor bHLH48-like isoform X2 yields MEPPRSSGVGIDNSGEYSPEIAETLRFEEEIQSLIHPSSFDGSAAPTGGGSFTALLGLPANQAVELLHDSGAREPLASRIRVGEHPVHRPFHLPLDCSSAFPSNATLVDRAARFSVFAAEGSPASSSGRLKAEPQDSDSPPLDPIPTGPAKRKDTGRSKAKVTAKKSKNAEENTDGDKLPYVHVRARRGQATDNHSLAERARREKINARMKLLQELVPGCSKITGTALVLDEIINHVQTLQRQVEFLSMRLAAVNPRIDFSSLDSYLSAECGPVTVRNGPGGVVVDPSLWPTDATAEATRRLLVPQFWHIDLVPPQLQPQQSLTTWERDGAAHSQLLPNPTTSLFLYDPANSVPPNSKQLKTEL; encoded by the exons ATGGAACCACCGCGAAGTTCCGGCGTCGGAATCGACAATTCCGGTGAGTACTCTCCGGAGATCGCCGAGACTCTCCGATTCGAGGAGGAGATTCAGAGCCTGATCCACCCCAGCAGCTTCGACGGCTCTGCGGCTCCCACCGGCGGAGGCTCCTTCACCGCGCTCCTCGGACTGCCGGCCAACCAGGCCGTGGAGCTCCTCCACGACTCGGGCGCACGCGAGCCCCTTGCCTCGCGGATCCGTGTAGGCGAGCATCCTGTGCATAGGCCCTTCCACCTGCCCTTGGATTGCTCCTCCGCCTTCCCCTCCAACGCAACCCTCGTGGATCGCGCTGCCCGATTCTCCGTCTTCGCCGCCGAGGGATCCCCGGCGTCGAGTTCCGGAAGGCTCAAAGCTGAGCCGCAGGATTCCGATTCCCCGCCGCTAGATCCGATCCCTACCGGACCGGCGAAAAGGAAGGACACCGGCAGGAGTAAG GCAAAGGTCACAGCTAAGAAGAGTAAGAACGCGGAGGAGAATACCGACGGCGATAAGCTCCCGTATGTTCACGTCCGCGCTCGCCGAGGACAAGCCACGGATAACCACAGCTTGGCGGAAAGG GCGCGAAGGGAAAAAATTAATGCGCGGATGAAGCTATTGCAAGAACTGGTCCCTGGATGCAGTAAG ATAACAGGTACGGCTTTAGTGCTAGATGAAATCATCAATCACGTTCAGACGCTCCAAAGGCAAGTAGAG TTCCTATCAATGAGACTGGCAGCGGTCAACCCGAGGATCGACTTTAGTAGCCTTGACAGCTATTTATCGGCGGAG TGTGGACCTGTAACAGTGCGAAACGGCCCAGGGGGAGTGGTCGTGGATCCCTCATTGTGGCCGACCGATGCTACTGCAGAAGCAACCAGACGGCTGCTGGTGCCGCAATTCTGGCACATCGATCTTGTGCCACCTCAGCTTCAGCCTCAGCAATCTCTAACGACTTGGGAGAGGGATGGCGCAGCCCATTCCCAGCTCCTACCCAACCCTACTACTTCCCTCTTTCTTTATGATCCTGCCAATTCAG TACCGCCAAACTCAAAACAGCTGAAGACAGAGCTCTAA